A stretch of Ipomoea triloba cultivar NCNSP0323 chromosome 11, ASM357664v1 DNA encodes these proteins:
- the LOC115996052 gene encoding TMV resistance protein N-like: MASCSSQNSQAPRSLQETLLCETLNRKKLEINNVDEGISLIMERLRSKSVLIVLDDIDDTSQLESLAGQRNWFGSGSTIIITTRDVELLSDLEAHEKYMVETLSFDESLQLLSWHAFGVPMPLEEYIELFERIASYTDGLPLALTIIGSHLRGKSV; encoded by the exons ATGGCTTCATGTTCTTCTCAGAATTCTCAAG CACCGAGATCATTACAAGAGACACTTCTTTGCGAAACACTTAACAGAAAGAAACttgaaataaataatgttgatgAAGGAATAAGTTTGATTATGGAAAGACTGCGATCAAAAAGTGTTCTTATTGTTCTTGATGACATAGATGATACTAGTCAACTAGAATCGTTAGCAGGACAACGGAATTGGTTTGGTTCAGGAAGCACAATTATAATAACAACTAGAGATGTTGAGTTGTTGAGTGACCTCGAAGCGCACGAGAAGTACATGGTAGAAACTTTAAGCTTTGATGAATCCTTGCAACTCTTGAGTTGGCATGCTTTTGGTGTTCCTATGCCATTAGAGGAGTATATTGAATTATTCGAAAGGATAGCAAGTTATACTGATGGACTTCCACTAGCACTTACAATTATAGGTTCTCATTTGCGTGGCAAATCAGTGTAA